The following are from one region of the Streptomyces fradiae genome:
- a CDS encoding DUF2304 domain-containing protein: MLTSVTGVFLVACIIELLRRRKLKEKYAFLWVLTGLVIIPLGFFPSGLDSVAAAVGVRSGVSLLLFLSVAFLFIVCLQLSWEVGHLEEEGRTLSEEVALLRIDVKELQKQVAEHAASGEAADRAGQGGLK; this comes from the coding sequence ATGCTGACTTCGGTCACCGGAGTCTTCCTTGTCGCGTGCATCATCGAGCTGCTGCGCCGTCGCAAGCTCAAGGAGAAGTACGCCTTCCTCTGGGTGCTCACCGGTCTGGTGATCATCCCCCTCGGCTTCTTCCCGAGCGGTCTCGACTCGGTCGCCGCCGCGGTGGGCGTCCGCTCCGGTGTGAGCCTGCTGCTCTTCCTCAGTGTCGCCTTCCTCTTCATCGTCTGCCTCCAGCTCAGCTGGGAGGTGGGTCATCTCGAGGAAGAGGGGCGCACCCTTTCGGAGGAAGTCGCGCTGCTGCGCATCGACGTGAAGGAACTGCAGAAGCAGGTCGCGGAACACGCGGCGTCCGGGGAGGCGGCCGACCGGGCCGGGCAGGGGGGCCTCAAGTGA
- a CDS encoding glycosyltransferase family 2 protein: MIDGKRVLIIMPAWNEAEGVADVVKEVYTTLPGVDVLVVDDGSADDTSAVARGAGATVMTLPYNLGVGGAMRAGYRYAHDRGYDVAIQVDADGQHDPRNVPELLARLDGGADLVMGARFAGTGAYETRGPRKWAMVVLAFWLSKMAKTKLTDVTSGFRASNRDLIDVFAHWYPVEYLGDTVESTIAVVRAGYRVEQVPVAMRPRATGTPSQSPWKATLYLGRIGMILLLALSRRSALGPKGKGK; encoded by the coding sequence GTGATCGACGGCAAGCGCGTATTGATCATCATGCCCGCGTGGAACGAGGCCGAGGGCGTCGCCGACGTCGTCAAGGAGGTCTACACGACCCTCCCCGGCGTCGACGTCCTCGTGGTGGACGACGGATCGGCCGACGACACCAGCGCCGTCGCGCGCGGCGCCGGCGCGACCGTGATGACCCTGCCGTACAACCTCGGTGTCGGCGGCGCGATGCGGGCCGGCTACCGGTACGCGCACGACCGCGGCTACGACGTGGCCATCCAGGTCGACGCCGACGGCCAGCACGACCCGCGCAACGTGCCCGAGCTGCTCGCCCGCCTCGACGGCGGCGCCGACCTCGTCATGGGCGCCCGTTTCGCCGGCACCGGCGCGTACGAGACCCGCGGCCCGCGCAAGTGGGCCATGGTCGTCCTCGCCTTCTGGCTGTCGAAGATGGCGAAGACCAAGCTGACCGACGTCACCTCCGGCTTCCGCGCCTCCAACCGCGACCTGATCGACGTCTTCGCGCACTGGTACCCCGTGGAGTACCTGGGCGACACGGTGGAGTCCACCATCGCCGTCGTCCGGGCCGGCTACCGCGTCGAGCAGGTGCCCGTCGCGATGCGCCCGCGGGCCACCGGCACCCCCAGCCAGTCGCCGTGGAAGGCCACCCTCTACCTGGGCCGGATCGGCATGATCCTGCTGCTCGCGCTCAGCCGCCGCTCGGCCCTCGGCCCCAAGGGGAAGGGCAAGTGA
- a CDS encoding glycosyltransferase family 2 protein, giving the protein MTAVPHSDSTAGAAPLDIMLPHYGDTGLMQAAVRSVLEQTDGNWRLTVVDDGREPGVPEWFASLGDDRVRYQRNEQNLGITRNFRKCVDLVESTHFSMLGSDDLLLPNYVETMRAAIAAVPDATIYQPGVEVIDEHGNRSSTLGDEVKKRLYAPKDTGRRLVLSGEPLAANLLGGNWLYFPSIVWRAAAVKEVSFREDLSVIQDLALIIELIRRGGKLVVEPTTAFRYRRHSGSLSSAEAVSGARFGEAVRFFHQVADELDAHGWSKAARAARRHLSMRLHALTMVPGALRHGQSKTIRTLLGYALSTSQR; this is encoded by the coding sequence GTGACCGCAGTGCCCCACAGCGACAGCACGGCCGGCGCCGCCCCGCTCGACATCATGCTCCCGCACTACGGCGACACCGGTCTGATGCAGGCCGCCGTGCGCAGCGTCCTGGAGCAGACCGACGGGAACTGGCGGCTGACCGTCGTCGACGACGGCAGGGAACCCGGCGTCCCCGAGTGGTTCGCCTCGCTCGGCGACGACCGGGTGCGCTACCAGCGCAACGAGCAGAACCTGGGCATCACCCGGAACTTCCGCAAGTGCGTCGACCTGGTGGAATCCACCCACTTCAGCATGCTCGGCAGCGACGACCTGCTGCTGCCGAACTACGTCGAGACCATGCGCGCCGCCATCGCGGCCGTCCCCGACGCCACGATCTACCAGCCGGGCGTCGAGGTCATCGACGAGCACGGCAACCGGTCCTCCACCCTCGGCGACGAGGTCAAGAAGCGGCTGTACGCGCCGAAGGACACCGGCCGCCGCCTGGTGCTCTCCGGCGAGCCGCTCGCCGCCAACCTGCTCGGCGGCAACTGGCTCTACTTCCCGTCCATCGTCTGGCGCGCCGCAGCGGTCAAGGAGGTCAGCTTCCGGGAGGACCTGTCGGTCATCCAGGACCTGGCGCTGATCATCGAGCTGATCCGGCGCGGCGGGAAGCTGGTCGTCGAGCCGACGACCGCGTTCCGCTACCGCCGGCACTCCGGCAGCCTCTCCTCCGCGGAAGCCGTCTCCGGCGCCCGCTTCGGCGAGGCCGTGCGCTTCTTCCACCAGGTCGCCGACGAACTCGACGCACACGGCTGGTCCAAGGCCGCGCGTGCCGCGCGTCGGCACCTGTCCATGCGGCTGCACGCGCTGACAATGGTTCCGGGGGCGCTGCGCCACGGACAGTCGAAGACCATACGCACGCTCCTCGGCTACGCCCTGTCCACGAGTCAGCGCTGA